Proteins found in one Anopheles aquasalis chromosome 3, idAnoAquaMG_Q_19, whole genome shotgun sequence genomic segment:
- the LOC126575423 gene encoding myeloid leukemia factor isoform X1, with protein MSLFGMMNDLEDDPIFGHHMRSIRQMSSMFNSIFADPFGMPGGGMESLTAGPAFGMRHNALMPFMPPAMNMNRLLNPSGFGDMTPSYCSSSVISMTSGPDGPQVYQATSSTRTGPGGIKETRKTVQDSRTGTKKMAIGHHIGERAHIIEREQNLSTGVQEERQDFINLDDEEAEDFDREFHTKARSSMSLSTGRRSEQLALPSTQPAPSQRILSITEVTDDDSTCERCGNPSDTTICANCNHGQGTSDRQQRSHPAQHHSNQHGVKSSRGNRSMTQHGGYGNAPVSGRRSIRSPAASPLANGTTSVHPHPYQVSGRKSRSVKGPSSSTTTTHYQ; from the exons ATGTCGCTTTTCGGGATGATGAACGACTTGGAGGATGATCCTATTTTTGG GCATCACATGCGCTCGATACGCCAGATGAGCAGTATGTTCAACTCGATATTTGCTGACCCCTTCGGAATGCCCGGAGGGGGTATGGAGAGCCTCACAGCGGGGCCCGCGTTCGGGATGCGCCACAACGCGCTGATGCCCTTTATGCCACCGGCCATGAACATGAACCGGCTGCTCAATCCGTCTGGGTTTGGCGATATGACCCCTTCGtactgtagcagcagcgtTATTTCGATGACTTCCGGCCCGGATGGACCGCAGGTTTACCAGGCAACATCGAGCACCCGTACCGGGCCGGGCGGGATCAAAGAGACGCGCAAGACGGTGCAGGATAGCCGCACGGGCACCAAGAAGATGGCCATCGGTCATCACATCGGCGAGCGGGCGCACATTATCGAGCGTGAACAGAATCTGTCCACCGGTGTCCAGGAGGAGCGTCAAGATTTCATCAACCTGGATGACGAGGAAGCCGAGGATTTTGATCGCGAGTTTCATACGAAAGCGCGTAGCTCGATGAGCTTGTCCACTGGGCGCCGTTCGGAACAGTTGGCCCTTCCTTCGACACAGCCAGC TCCATCGCAGCGAATCCTTTCGATCACGGAGGTAACGGACGACGATAGTACATGCGAGCGCTGCGGCAATCCGAGTGACACGACAATCTGCGCCAATTGTAACCATGGCCAGGGTACTTCGGACCGTCAACAGCGATCACACCCAGCAcagcatcacagcaaccaGCATGGCGTGAAAAGCTCACGTGGTAACAGAAGCATGACGCAGCATGGTGGCTATGGCAACGCTCCCGTTAGTGGACgccgttcgattcgatctccagcagcatcaccactgGCCAACGGCACGACAAG CGTTCATCCTCATCCGTACCAAGTATCCGGCAGAAAGTCACGATCAGTGAAGGGACCCTCTTcgtccacaacaacaacgcattATCAGTAA
- the LOC126575423 gene encoding myeloid leukemia factor isoform X2, with amino-acid sequence MSLFGMMNDLEDDPIFGHHMRSIRQMSSMFNSIFADPFGMPGGGMESLTAGPAFGMRHNALMPFMPPAMNMNRLLNPSGFGDMTPSYCSSSVISMTSGPDGPQVYQATSSTRTGPGGIKETRKTVQDSRTGTKKMAIGHHIGERAHIIEREQNLSTGVQEERQDFINLDDEEAEDFDREFHTKARSSMSLSTGRRSEQLALPSTQPAVHPHPYQVSGRKSRSVKGPSSSTTTTHYQ; translated from the exons ATGTCGCTTTTCGGGATGATGAACGACTTGGAGGATGATCCTATTTTTGG GCATCACATGCGCTCGATACGCCAGATGAGCAGTATGTTCAACTCGATATTTGCTGACCCCTTCGGAATGCCCGGAGGGGGTATGGAGAGCCTCACAGCGGGGCCCGCGTTCGGGATGCGCCACAACGCGCTGATGCCCTTTATGCCACCGGCCATGAACATGAACCGGCTGCTCAATCCGTCTGGGTTTGGCGATATGACCCCTTCGtactgtagcagcagcgtTATTTCGATGACTTCCGGCCCGGATGGACCGCAGGTTTACCAGGCAACATCGAGCACCCGTACCGGGCCGGGCGGGATCAAAGAGACGCGCAAGACGGTGCAGGATAGCCGCACGGGCACCAAGAAGATGGCCATCGGTCATCACATCGGCGAGCGGGCGCACATTATCGAGCGTGAACAGAATCTGTCCACCGGTGTCCAGGAGGAGCGTCAAGATTTCATCAACCTGGATGACGAGGAAGCCGAGGATTTTGATCGCGAGTTTCATACGAAAGCGCGTAGCTCGATGAGCTTGTCCACTGGGCGCCGTTCGGAACAGTTGGCCCTTCCTTCGACACAGCCAGC CGTTCATCCTCATCCGTACCAAGTATCCGGCAGAAAGTCACGATCAGTGAAGGGACCCTCTTcgtccacaacaacaacgcattATCAGTAA
- the LOC126575425 gene encoding mitochondrial uncoupling protein Bmcp: MEIRDWRPFVYGGLASITAEFGTFPIDTTKTRLQIQGQKLDRSHTELRYRGMTDAFVKISRQEGVKALYSGIWPAVLRQATYGTIKFGTYYTLKKVATERGFLHDAAGNESVWCNAACATLAGAISSAIANPTDVLKVRMQVHGKGTKEIGLLRCFREIYIHEGVRGLWRGVGPTAQRAAVIAAVELPVYDFCKLHLMETFGDQVANHFISSFIASLGSAIASTPIDVIRTRLMNQRHVHHLQPSMAPAATAAGSAGGTTTRCAPTLYYTGSLDCAVRTVRSEGFRALYKGFIPTWVRMGPWNIIFFITYEQLKQFY; the protein is encoded by the exons ATGGAGATCCGCGACTGGCGGCCGTTTGTTTACGGCGGATTGGCCTCTATAACGGCGGAATTCG GTACGTTTCCCATCGACACCACCAAAACGCGCCTCCAGATTCAAGGTCAAAAGCTTGATCGATCACACACCGAGCTCCGGTACCGGGGCATGACCGATGCGTTCGTAAAAATCTCCCGCCAAGAAGGTGTGAAAGCGCTGTACTCGGG AATTTGGCCTGCTGTGTTGCGACAGGCTACGTACGGGACGATCAAGTTTGGGACGTACTATACGCTGAAGAAGGTGGCCACAGAGCGCGGTTTTTTGCACGATGCGGCCGGGAATGAAAGTGTGTGGTGTAATGCGGCCTGCGCTACGCTCGCCGGTGCGATCTCGAGCGCCATCGCTAACCCGACCGATGTGCTGAAGGTGCGCATGCAGGTGCACGGCAAGGGCACGAAGGAGATCGGCCTGCTGCGATGCTTTCGCGAAATCTACATCCATGAAGGTGTCCGGGGACTGTGGCGAGGCGTAGGACCGACCGCACAGCGTGCCGCTGTGATAGCAGCCGTCGAGCTGCCAGTTTACGACTTTTGCAAACTACATCTAATGGAAACGTTTGGCGACCAGGTAGCCAATCATTTCAT ATCTAGTTTTATTGCGAGCTTAGGAAGTGCCATTGCTTCAACGCCCATCGATGTGATAAGG ACTCGACTCATGAACCAAAGGCATGTACACCACCTACAGCCCAGCatggcaccggcagcaacagcagcgggaAGCGCTGGCGGCACGACTACTAGATGCGCACCGACACTCTACTACACCGGAAGCTTGGATTGTGCTGTGCGAACTGTGCGCAGCGAAGGGTTCCGGGCACTGTACAAAGGCTTCATCCCGACCTGGGTACGCATGGGCCCGTGGAACATCATCTTTTTCATCACCTACGAACAATTGAAACAGTTCTACTAA